The following coding sequences lie in one Xylocopa sonorina isolate GNS202 chromosome 7, iyXylSono1_principal, whole genome shotgun sequence genomic window:
- the Rictor gene encoding rapamycin-insensitive companion of Tor isoform X2, translating into MAISSWMIWGRSHRTSRSHRNRQSSEGSYVHLDLSRGLRDNVQEVLTNLCQREHVPSAKKLAYLNAIVKLINEDDSSDYGYSMNDIFCCLRVGLVHEATQVRAAALRAVRYMLKKEQDVIAINKLQYPYFVARSMDVNLRNEMERMQALRLVRRILVLAPKHFSPILARSLISLTNGGVEEKDGAFRAFLATLCELGVLNSNLLISCGGVGALARAVMTGQSPTITEAVVGVLLKLLNTPDTRNSVSLLCFAAPYCELHSASIDRTKEEKERFVASKLALLSILRSYSGVLHFCRPDDNSGLKAIADMLYVEQLEVRGAVLELLYELLDLPLPTWTDEPDVALAAVDPSRTRDSWKLSEGFVAAEGKYILPSLSSHCPNITEIHLALLVYALLECGLHRALAETIVSTDTFISVRAAVLLGALLHLAHSLLPSEVCDLTPPLPNLLEHASAGKHQALAAVTILERMHTMMRRRPSPASLFLDKILQAGTWLRPTLPRRQRTSSRHWLRRESPTTPLLKDAQVLSSKDALAWNWPVIRSILRSREDTGRILHDSDHRLFMKRLVRYFKPCSNGYSRVELATNANLAREATLAGCDLLNCLLEIPEPESTKLLFELIEDIDEQISSIRTAQSAHECLFSPRHMTTTCCQKYFLFLGQLSHSAKGTRILKEFQLLGKLQDLALSTNHECYVKLIISSLDYSRDGPNRKVLTKIITEATSDSTRLYATQFLRLILRARMADAYRWAITLLSERLSDSNKTVGLTALAALHEACEEPEYLEALLQQGGQSQDWDKWLGELGDKGYLLKIRLYSLHAGFTTLSSPAEELEKWISPGGFAERYVRLIEGEIHDCLTRRQRNETGNYHRRTSNIPMTPHNIFILPHLIGQLAQHDLGMQLLLRRNVIQRFTRVVQRFRLEFGNRDSESNSRCTKANRSVIDDAYAMSEESGTDETIESNRLETIMDSEAVEGTDTHPQKVDSLIDIRRKTSLDDSRRTTPEKSWRLEPESRDDQVANLNKRILRVKSALWSLGHMGTSAAGAEQLNHLGTIELLTSIAETCPYYVVRATAMYALSLIATTRTGADALTTFDWPCVRHRRGDHWPVLPPTSRYPAPSPIPIQRHHRSLSDGKPELPEPVARRTRNRSESAATDLEAKRYALPERGETPSPVSSIQRLSQQDAEGYARLRSLQRHRRPSYSQSSLESLSEFDSSRNWSTEQVLTPTPPPAEDNNDNLFYMGIALPKRLITIFPEPPQSSVSTIALDEAPKSDIEVIEVDEESCSECDVDAEHYRICLVCYHSKSCSKDTMPEKDMKLYRKILRHAQRLANPVWYRNSRQTLLRLRQLHPERFQDICLFSDVAARLGSNTYRMPARRFLQELFLDSTFEALYVEAVNVLKLNECNDDKLIPPYMFTESDSRVPSESKINGRLTFSEIQVAQLDTVAEEAGADSCATQKCNKTQELSCKSERRSDEKIIAEILKPEERIRLSKSSDRLLKVSGTNTANSLD; encoded by the exons ATGGCAATTTCTAGTTGGATGATTTGGGGTAGGAGTCATCGTACGAGCAGATCTCATCGAA ACCGTCAAAGCAGTGAAGGCAGCTACGTGCATCTCGATCTGTCAAGAG GATTACGAGATAACGTGCAAGAGGTTTTGACTAATCTTTGTCAACGTGAACATGTTCCAAGCGCAAAGAAACTGGCTTATCTTAATGCTATTGTTAAATTAATTAATGAAGACGATTCATCAGATTATGGATATTCCATGAATGATATATTTTGTTG TTTGCGGGTGGGACTTGTCCATGAAGCAACACAAGTTCGAGCAGCTGCGTTACGAGCCGTACGGTATATGCTTAAAAAAGAACAAGATGTTATTGCaattaataaattacaatatccATACTTTGTGGCCCGGAGTATGGATGTTAACTTGCGGAATGAAATGGAGAGAATGCAAGCTCTTAGGCTTGTTAGAAGAATTTTAGTATTAGCTCCGAAACATTTTAGTCCTATTTTAGCAAGATCTTTAATAAGCTTAACAAACGGCGGCGTCGAAGAAAAAGATGGAGCATTTCGAGCATTTTTAGCAACTCTTTGCGAGTTGGGTGTTTTAAACTCAAATTTATTGATCAGTTGTGGAGGAGTCGGTGCCCTTGCAAGAGCTGTGATGACTGGACAGAGTCCAACCATAACTGAAGCTGTTGTGGGAGTTTTACTAAAATTATTGAATACACCTGATACCAGGAACAGTGTTTCCCTGTTATGTTTTGCAGCTCCCTATTGCGAGCTTCACTCTGCAAGTATAGATAGaactaaagaagaaaaagaaagatttGTAGCAAGCAAATTAGCACTCTTAAGCATACTAAGATCTTATTCTGGAGTTTTACATTTTTGTCGACCCGATGATAATTCAGGATTAAAAGCTATAGCAGATATGTTATATGTTGAACAACTTGAAGTAAGAGGTGCTGTTTTAGAATTATTGTATGAATTGTTGGATTTACCTTTACCTACTTGGACAGACGAGCCTGATGTTGCTTTAGCGGCAGTAGATCCCAGTAGAACACGTGACTCTTGGAAATTATCGGAAGGTTTTGTTGCTGCCGAAGGGAAATATATTTTACCGTCTTTATCATCACATTGTCCGAACATTACAGAAATACATTTAGCATTATTGGTTTACGCTTTGCTGGAGTGTGGTTTACATCGTGCGCTAGCGGAAACTATTGTTTCTACCGACACCTTCATTTCTGTACGTGCAGCTGTTCTGCTAGGCGCATTGTTGCATCTTGCACACTCTCTTTTGCCTTCCGAAGTGTGCGATCTTACACCACCGTTACCGAACTTATTGGAACACGCAAGTGCTGGAAAGCATCAGGCTTTAGCAGCTGTTACAATCCTAGAACGGATGCACACTATGATGCGACGAAGACCGTCACCTGCAAGTTTGTTTCTCGATAAAATTTTACAAGCTGGCACTTGGTTGCGACCAACACTACCGAGACGTCAGCGAACATCTAGTAGACATTGGTTACGTAGAGAATCGCCAACTACGCCTCTTTTGAAGGATGCTCAAGTACTCAGCTCTAAAGACGCTCTTGCATGGAATTGGCCGGTAATACGATCTATATTACGTTCACGCGAGGATACAGGGCGAATACTCCATGATTCTGATCACAGATTATTTATGAAAAGACTTGTACGCTATTTTAAACCGTGTTCAAACGGTTACAGCAGAGTGGAGTTAGCAACGAATGCTAATCTAGCGAGAGAAGCTACATTAGCCGGTTGTGATTTGTTGAATTGTTTGCTGGAGATTCCTGAACCTGAGAGTACAAAACTATTATTTGAATTAATCGAGGATATCGATGAACAAATATCTAGTATCCGAACAGCTCAATCCGCTCACGAATGTTTATTTTCGCCTCGTCATATGACTACTACATGTTGTCAAAAGTATTTCTTGTTTCTTGGACAGTTGAGTCATTCGGCAAAGGGGACTAGGATTCTGAAGGAATTTCAACTATTAGGAAAGCTACAGGATTTGGCCTTGTCTACTAATCATGAGTGTTACGTTAAACTTATAATATCAAGCTTAGATTATTCTAGAGACGGACCTAATAGAAAAGTATTGACTAAGATTATTACAGAAGCAACATCGGACAGTACCCGTCTATATGCTACACAGTTCCTTCGATTGATACTCAGAGCCAGAATGGCCGATGCCTATCGTTGGGCAATAACATTATTGTCAGAACGGCTGTCGGATTCTAATAAAACAGTAGGGCTAACTGCATTAGCAGCATTACACGAAGCTTGCGAAGAACCAGAATATTTAGAAGCTTTATTGCAACAGGGAGGCCAATCTCAAGATTGGGATAAATGGTTGGGAGAATTAGGTGATAAGGGTTATTTGCTTAAAATTCGACTATACTCTCTTCACGCGGGTTTCACGACACTTTCGTCCCCTGCTGAAGAATTAGAAAAGTGGATAAGTCCCGGGGGATTTGCGGAAAGATACGTTCGTTTGATAGAAGGAGAGAtacacgattgtttgacacgtCGTCAGAGAAACGAAACGGGAAATTATCATAGGAGAACAAGTAATATTCCCATGACACCGcacaatatttttattttaccaCACTTAATAGGCCAATTGGCGCAACACGATCTTGGTATGCAGCTATTGTTACGTCGAAATGTGATACAGCGTTTCACTCGAGTCGTGCAACGATTTAGACTGGAATTCGGTAACAGAGACTCAGAGTCAAACTCAAGGTGTACTAAAGCAAATCGTTCTGTAATCGATGATGCTTACGCTATGTCCGAAGAATCTGGCACAGATGAGACAATAGAATCAAATAGATTAGAGACAATAATGGATTCAGAAGCTGTGGAAGGCACAGATACCCACCCACAAAAGGTTGATTCTTTGATCGATATTCGACGAAAAACAAGCCTAGACGATTCAAGGCGAACTACTCCAGAAAAGAGTTGGAGATTGGAACCTGAATCTCGAGACGATCAGGTTGCaaatttaaataaaagaattttaagAGTTAAGTCCGCATTGTGGTCGCTTGGTCATATGGGAACCTCAGCAGCAGGAGCTGAACAATTGAACCATTTAGGAACTATAGAATTGTTAACTTCCATAGCAGAAACGTGTCCGTATTACGTGGTGCGAGCTACGGCTATGTACGCCCTTAGTCTGATCGCTACGACTCGTACAGGCGCAGATGCGCTGACGACTTTCGATTGGCCATGTGTTAGACACAGACGCGGGGATCACTGGCCGGTACTTCCTCCTACGAGCAGATATCCAGCACCAAGTCCAATTCCTATACAACGACATCATCGTAGTCTTAGCGATGGTAAACCAGAGTTACCTGAACCAGTGGCTCGGAGGACTAGAAACCGATCTGAAAGTGCAGCCACGGACCTTGAAGCAAAACGTTACGCGCTACC AGAAAGAGGGGAAACACCGAGTCCTGTTTCAAGTATTCAAAGACTAAGCCAACAAGATGCTGAGGGATATGCAAGACTTCGTAGCTTACAACGTCATCGGAGACCGAGTTATTCTCAGAGTAGTTTGGAA AGCTTATCTGAATTTGATTCGTCTCGCAATTGGAGTACGGAACAAGTACTCACCCCGACACCTCCACCCGCTGAAGATAACAATGATAATTTATTTTACATGGGCATTGCCCTACCAAAGAGACTTATAACAATATTCCCGGAACCACCACAATCGTCGGTTTCAACTATAGCGTTGGACGAAGCGCCTAAGTCTGATATAGAAGTGATCGAAGTAGACGAAGAATCTTGTTCAGAATGCGATGTAGATGCAGAACACTATCGTATATGTTTAGTATGTTATCACAGTAAAAGTTGCAGCAAAGATACAATGCCGGAAAAAGACATGAAGTTATACAG GAAAATACTTAGACATGCACAACGGTTGGCAAACCCTGTATGGTATCGTAATAGTCGACAAACATTACTTAGATTAAGACAATTACATCCAGAGAGGTTTCAG GACATTTGTTTATTTTCGGACGTAGCTGCTCGTTTAGGTAGTAATACTTATAGAATGCCAGCACGACGATTTTTACAAGAGTTATTTCTAGATTCTACATTTGAAGCA CTTTATGTAGAAGCAGTTAATGTTCTAAAGCTAAACGAATGCAATGATGATAAATTAATACCACCTTACATGTTCACGGAATCCGACTCCCGTGTGCCTTCAGAAAGTAAGATCAACGGAAGACTTACGTTTTCTGAGATACAAGTAGCACAATTGGATACCGTCGCCGAAGAGGCTGGCGCCGATTCCTGTGCAACGCAAAAATGCAATAAAACGCAAGAGCTTTCATGCAAATCAGAACGACGAAGTGACGAGAAGATAATAGCCGAAATTTTAAAGCCAGAAGAGAGGATACGCCTCTCAAAGAGTTCCGATAGATTATTAAAAGTATCAGGTACAAACACTGCCAACAGCCTTGATTAG